Proteins encoded in a region of the Prunus persica cultivar Lovell chromosome G4, Prunus_persica_NCBIv2, whole genome shotgun sequence genome:
- the LOC18781182 gene encoding F-box protein At2g26850: MLLYLFITCLSFLFFKTLPLKPLPPWACEMRLLSPWFWKELSFFTISKLTKKSFSIFFLSPFPSKMSLKRKPLSLSAKVENVEEEDTSELSVLDLPELVLECILERLPPDALFRMTGVCTSLRERCRSDHLWEKHMKQKWGSVIGPAAYREWQWHIASKTDLVDVKQGKQKGLMRILSLGWPFSWIRSRVDDHSQQRCSLPADSVMSWYLALETGRFWFPAQVYNRENGHVGFMLSCYDAEISYDPRTDTFQARYPPHGRRAVAIENGVPWERLRAPPIETPAHDLHMSDCLNELQPGDHIEIQWRRNKEFPYGWWYGVVGHLESCDGHENYCLCHNSDTVVLEFNQYTHGSRWRCTNISRRDHREEGNEADGFYGGIRKLRTKEEISTWKRLWPTEVLE, encoded by the exons ATGCTACTTTACTTGTTCATTACTTgcctctcctttctctttttcaagACTCTTCCTCTCAAGCCTCTCCCACCATGGGCTTGTGAGATGCGCTTGTTGTCCCCCTGGTTTTGGAAAGAATTATCATTCTTTACCATATCCAAGTTGACAAAGAAgagcttttcaattttctttctttctccattTCCTTCCAAAATGTCCCTCAAGAGGAAGCCTCTGTCTCTTTCTGCTAAAGTTgagaatgttgaagaagaagacacaTCAGAGCTGTCTGTGTTGGACTTGCCAGAACTGGTCTTGGAATGCATACTCGAGAGGCTTCCTCCCGACGCGCTTTTTCGAATGACGGGGGTTTGTACTTCTTTGAGGGAGAGATGCAGGAGCGATCACCTTTGGGAGAAGCACATGAAACAGAAATGGGGCAGTGTTATTGGCCCTGCTGCCTACAGGGAGTGGCAGTGGCATATTGCTTCCAAAACCGATTTGGTTGATGTCAAGCAGGGCAAGCAAAAGGGTCTCATGAGAATTCTATCTCTTGGTTGGCCTTTCTCATGGATTAGATCCAGGGTTGATGATCATAGCCAGCAGAGGTGTTCTTTGCCAGCTGATTCCGTCATGTCTTGGTACCTTGCTCTTGAGACTGGCAGGTTCTGGTTCCCAGCTCAAGTATATAACCGCGAG AATGGACATGTTGGATTTATGTTGTCATGCTATGATGCTGAAATTAGCTATGATCCTCGCACTGACACCTTCCAAGCCAG GTACCCACCACATGGAAGGCGAGCAGTTGCAATTGAAAACGGTGTGCCTTGGGAAAGGCTTAGAGCACCACCAATCGAGACTCCCGCTCATGATCTTCATATGTCTGACTGTTTGAATGAGTTACAGCCTGGTGATCATATTGAGATACAGTggagaagaaacaaagaatttCCTTATG GTTGGTGGTATGGTGTTGTGGGTCACCTAGAATCATGTGATGGACATGAAAATTACTGCCTTTGTCATAATAGTG ACACTGTGGTGCTGGAGTTCAACCAGTACACGCATGGATCACGGTGGAGATGCACAAACATCAGCAGAAGAGACCATCGAGAGGAGGGAAATGAGGCAGATGGGTTTTACGGGGGCATAAGGAAGCTTAGAACCAAGGAAGAGATTTCCACATGGAAGAGACTTTGGCCAACTGAAGTCTTGGAATAA